TTTTCTATAACTTCTTCACTAGTTCCTTTAGGAACAGCTCTTATAATAGTCCATTTTATTCCATGACCTACAAAATTTCTAACTTCTTCCTTGGTTCTTTTAGGAAGATTATTCTTTTCTAAGATATAATTAGTACTATCTGTTAAGTCATCCAATGTATTCATTAATGTCCCATCCATATCAAATAATATTGCTTTAATTTTATTTTCTTTCATACTTTTCTTTTCCTTTCCCCGATTCTATTATATTAATTTTTTTATCAACATAGTATATATTACCATTTTTCAATTTTAATTGTACAAAAAATATTTTTACTCCCTTGTTTATAGCTTGATAAAATTTTTCAGAAAATACTCTATCTGTTTGCCAATTAGGACTAAATGAATTACAATCTCTAAACACTAAAAACATAATAGAAGCTTTTCCCTCTTCTTTAGTTATATCAATTAAGGTATCTAAATGTTTAGATGCTCTCAAAGAAGGTGCATCTGGAAATATCGCTTCTTTATTTTCAACCAAAGATGCTCCTTTAATTTCTAGCCATATTTTTTCATTATTTTTTTCAAGCAAATAATCTAATCTGCTATGACCTTTTTTTACCTCCGCTTTTAAAAAATCTATTTTTCCAAAGGGAGAAATTTCTTCATCATTTAATATATTTTCTGAAATATATCTATGAAAAGCTGAGTTTAATAATATATCTTCGCCGTCATCAGCTCTAGCAGAAATTAAGTCCCATTTTGTTTTTCTTTTTTCTATATTTTTAGCTCTTCTTATTTTCACTTTATTACCTTTATATAGTAATTCTTTAATTCTACCACTATCATGAACATGAACTAAAACTTCTTCATTATCTAATTTAACTTTACATATAAACCTATTTGGTCTGTCTATAAATATTCCTTCTTCAGTTTTTCCTATTTCATATAATATTTTCTCCATAAATCTCCTTTTTTATAATAAATCCATTTTAGAATCTTTTTTTGTTATTTTTCTAATTGCTTTACAAGGATTTCCATAAGCTAAATAATTAGAAGGAATATCTTTAGTTACAATACTTCCCGCTCCAATTACCACATTATCTCCTATATTAACTCCATCTATTACAACTACATTACTAGCAAGCCACACATTATTTCCTATTGTAATTCCTTTAGCATATTCGCTCATAGAAATATGACCATCTTTATATTTCATAAAAATTCTTTCTTCTGCTATTAATGGGTGATTTGTAGACATCAAAGAAACATTGGGACCAAACATAACATTATCCCCTATATTAATTTTTCCATCATCCATTATCACTGTATTAAAATTAGCAAAAAAATTCTCTCCAATATAAGTATGTGTTCCATAATTAAATTGAATAGGTCCTTGAAAATAATATTTTTGACCTATCCCACCTATAAATTCTTTTATGATTTTTAATCTATTTTCATCATATTCATCCATAGAATTAAATTTTTGACAAAGTTTATGAGCTTTATGTTTTATATTTTTCAATTCTTTTTTCCTTGCATCGAATAATTTTCCATTAAAAATTCTTTCTTCCTCTCTCATAAACCCCTCCTAAAAATTAATATAATATTGATTATACTACATCAAATAAAAAAAAGCTCCCTAAGGAGCTTTTAAATTTTTAATTTGAATAACTATATTCAACAACATCTTCTAATTTATCAAATTTTTTTTCTATAACTGCATCATCTTTTTTATATTTTAAAACAAATCTATTATCTACATTTGTTAATATTCCATTTATTTTTTCTTTTCCCTCTTCATTATAAACTATAAATTCTTTTCCAATAATTGATTTTATAAATGGTGCCCCATTAACATAGAAAACTTTAAATTCTCCTTGAATTATTCCATCTTTATAATTTACTTCTTTATATTTTTTCCCATCAAAATAATACTTTAAAACTTTACCTGTTTTTTCATTTTTTTCAGAAATAACTTGTCCATTATTATTATAGATTTCTTGTTTTTCTAAATTATTTTCTGTTGAATTAATTTTAGAATAAACTTTTTCTACATTTTCTTTTATCTTTCCTTTTTCACTTTCTGTTTGTCCACAAGCAATAAAAAATAAACATAAACAAGCCAAACTTACAACTAACTTTTTCACAATGCATCTCCTTTAATTTTTTTAATATTTATAATTAAATGGCTTTAAATTTAATATCAAAAGCCATCATTAAACAACTATATTATTCAGGACAGCACGTATACTACTCCTTTTAATTAAAGAAGTCAACAGATATTTCTTTTATTTTAAAATAACTTTATTTTTGTTTACTTTATCATCTTTTTGTATTAATTAGAATTATTTTCTAATATTGTTTTTAATCTATAAATTATAAAATTTTCTGATAATTGTTGATTAACTAAACTCATCTCCCCCATAATTTCTCCAATTAATTTCATGCTAATATTTTCTTTTCCCTCTAATTTTTCTCTAAAAAAATTATCAAAATAATTCTCATCTATATCTAAAATTAAATTTCTATCATTTATCCTCAATAATTTATCATTATTTAAATGTTCTTTATACTTTTTATTATAATTTTCTTTTTCCGTTTCACTTAATAATTTTTCTTTTCCAATACATTTTGCCACATATTCAGGAGATAATTGAGCAACTGATTTTATTGATTTATCCTTACTAAAATCAATTGTATAGATTTTTCCTTTAAAAATTGTACAAACTAATTCTAGCATCAACTTTTCATTTATATTATTAGAATACCAAACAATGACTTTTTTTTCTTTATTTATTTTTTTCAATAATTCATACAACTTTATTCTTTTTTCAACTTCTTCTTCTTTAAAAAATTCTTTATATAATTTTTTTAAATATTCTCTCCTCTCCTTTGAAAAATATGTATTTATTTTCCCAAGAGATAACTCATCATTAAAATTTATAATCTCTTCTATAACTTTATTACTTTGTAAAACATACTTTAATATCCCATAAGCTGAATCTCCAAAAACTAT
This DNA window, taken from Fusobacterium sp. JB019, encodes the following:
- the sfsA gene encoding DNA/RNA nuclease SfsA, which codes for MEKILYEIGKTEEGIFIDRPNRFICKVKLDNEEVLVHVHDSGRIKELLYKGNKVKIRRAKNIEKRKTKWDLISARADDGEDILLNSAFHRYISENILNDEEISPFGKIDFLKAEVKKGHSRLDYLLEKNNEKIWLEIKGASLVENKEAIFPDAPSLRASKHLDTLIDITKEEGKASIMFLVFRDCNSFSPNWQTDRVFSEKFYQAINKGVKIFFVQLKLKNGNIYYVDKKINIIESGKGKEKYERK
- a CDS encoding sugar O-acetyltransferase, with translation MREEERIFNGKLFDARKKELKNIKHKAHKLCQKFNSMDEYDENRLKIIKEFIGGIGQKYYFQGPIQFNYGTHTYIGENFFANFNTVIMDDGKINIGDNVMFGPNVSLMSTNHPLIAEERIFMKYKDGHISMSEYAKGITIGNNVWLASNVVVIDGVNIGDNVVIGAGSIVTKDIPSNYLAYGNPCKAIRKITKKDSKMDLL
- a CDS encoding DUF1835 domain-containing protein — its product is MEKINIVFGDSAYGILKYVLQSNKVIEEIINFNDELSLGKINTYFSKERREYLKKLYKEFFKEEEVEKRIKLYELLKKINKEKKVIVWYSNNINEKLMLELVCTIFKGKIYTIDFSKDKSIKSVAQLSPEYVAKCIGKEKLLSETEKENYNKKYKEHLNNDKLLRINDRNLILDIDENYFDNFFREKLEGKENISMKLIGEIMGEMSLVNQQLSENFIIYRLKTILENNSN